TGGTATCTTCTTTTGCACTATATACATCTCCACCGGGAAGTAAAGTGCAATGGGCCAAAAGGCAAAAATCTGTACGAGTTTAAGCAAATCGAGGTAGATTGCTAGAAACATTGATAGCACGGTACTTATGATCACGAAAACTGTCCTCCAAACCAGTCGGAAGAGGTTGAGTTTGTAGGGACCAAAACGCCTGCAGCCTGTTGGGATTTTAATGTCTTTGGTGATGAATTCATTATAGAGGAATCTCTCTGCTAGGGTTTCCTCAGCCATGGCAAAAATGGGTTGCAAATAGATTTGGTATCCTCCAGCAAATTGAATTACAATGGCAGCTCTTGCTATCATGTTAAGCAGCCAATATGGTTTATAGAACGCATAAAAGGGGAATACAGGGGAGTTATTTCCAAAAGCAGCAAAACTCATGCAGCCATAAATTATGGAGACAAAGGTTGTGAGCGTAAGGCTACGTCGAGTGGCCTTTTTCATTGTCTCGGCTTCTGATGGTGGGGATTTAACTGTGTCCTGTTTTCAATGATTTAGCTAATTAGTTGATCAACATCATGATTTGAATCATGCATGCTAAAAAACAAAAGCTATGAATTCATATATTTTGGACATGAGATATATACCTCGATTTCAATAAGGACGGCTGAGAAATCGTATGCTTGAGCTATATCCCCAATTGCTTGAAAAATATTCAACATCTTTCGGGCTCGAGTCTTTGTGCCGATTGAACGTTCAGTATAATATATCCCATTCACACCTGACAAGATGAATATGCCGTAGTTTAGCAATTGATGGCGAGAGAATTattaagcatgcatgcatgcaagctgATCTTTATGCAAGCTTAATTGGCATGCCGAGTGTGAACTAGTCTTGTACACGTACATGCAGGTCCGGTAAATTCTCAGTGTCTTCggtttttttatccaatttcaaatcaaattcaaCCCAAACCAATTACAAACCAGTTCgaccaaattattttattatgtgaacGTGTGAATGCactgtttttactttttacactATCAATAATGTTCATTTTTAACATGATAATCAAAAGTAGAAAAACATTATATGAAGTATGTGCGTACCTGCAACTTTAGCGATAGCAAGGCCAAGACCGATTCCTGAATAAAGTAGGAACATCATAAGACACAGAATGATTAAACTGCGCTGCTGAGAAAACTTGGGAATTTGAGAGAGAATTATTTGGGCAACGGCGAAAGCAATGAAGTATGGCATGGAATTAACATAGCATGCATCATCACTAGCTGCGTTTCGACATTTAGAGAACCGGTTGATGTCCCTGTTAAtgataaattaaagaaagaacaaCAACCCAAATTATGTCCCATAATTAACCACTAAATTAAAGGATTCATCCAGATGATAATTAAGATGTACACACGATTTCAAACTTAGCTAGATAGGTACCTCATCATTAGGGATGCAAATACAGCGTACCCGCTGGCTGCTACAAGAAGGTTAAGGTACTGAATCACCCAACATATCTTGACCTTTGCTCCATCTAGaaagtaaattattaaaaacCATGAAAAGGcgacaaagaaaaaaaagattaagAGAATTCGAACTTTAAGATCAAAGCTGCAATTGACAATGCATTCATGAACTTTGTTAATTTGTGTTAGAA
This is a stretch of genomic DNA from Carya illinoinensis cultivar Pawnee chromosome 15, C.illinoinensisPawnee_v1, whole genome shotgun sequence. It encodes these proteins:
- the LOC122296586 gene encoding amino acid permease 3-like, with amino-acid sequence MHHTNNQMLSDHDLLPRGSCNSECFDDDGRPTRAGTVWSASVSITTAVARPEFLSSAWSVVAQFGWVAGPAVIIFFSLVTYCTSALLCACYRSPVTDKRNHTYMDAIRSNLDGAKVKICWVIQYLNLLVAASGYAVFASLMMRDINRFSKCRNAASDDACYVNSMPYFIAFAVAQIILSQIPKFSQQRSLIILCLMMFLLYSGIGLGLAIAKVAGVNGIYYTERSIGTKTRARKMLNIFQAIGDIAQAYDFSAVLIEIEDTVKSPPSEAETMKKATRRSLTLTTFVSIIYGCMSFAAFGNNSPVFPFYAFYKPYWLLNMIARAAIVIQFAGGYQIYLQPIFAMAEETLAERFLYNEFITKDIKIPTGCRRFGPYKLNLFRLVWRTVFVIISTVLSMFLAIYLDLLKLVQIFAFWPIALYFPVEMYIVQKKIPKWSKRWICLQILCLECLIVTVATAAASSVDLFSSVSNYCPFKPKHF